Proteins encoded by one window of Sphaerodactylus townsendi isolate TG3544 linkage group LG04, MPM_Stown_v2.3, whole genome shotgun sequence:
- the CFAP70 gene encoding cilia- and flagella-associated protein 70 isoform X2: MAASPSSIHVETTQNLSKPVNITVLEGHDLKGLKVDTPLTFVRVEFNSVTLGDTPKVDVSSDGSVKYNFSLSFDVQPEGPHCLDDLAHKPLLFTVIEVLPKEKKQKEEKTVTLGQAVLDLLPLLQGSRDFKTTLPLYPIPGSPLESLRPDAKCSLNVIVTVQDSLLSLYQLTEGNLLRVTVEGAYAVPEAFVPTGPLQNYMVGFLVPAVGEKECPFVLKNGTLKIGGERELVPRPKKWPVSNILAPGAQNISDSFVAGGDFEEEDGELTGPEDREIRILGETFKKRIMWDLERRCYLDPGAVNWRVPPLGGTSLAELNLPIPKRLSVLLHLSFRKRIADCRYWPVEIARMPSVTSTKGKAGKADKGGSGSAGGGEEESLSFHGVTYVNMVPLLYPGVKRIRGAFRVVPYYESDVFERTRCTASLFRDGHHLAANRFGAVGLPAKSLPRNMKEEKPARENTVRKLSMTVRLQGSETAVEAAASMCQNVEGQHYADAGTFLVLEFALDRALVPKRLQEELTIRVQEMIPPHPQLPRKTTGAQKAVEDYHSQVISIAETILEEYHELFGRQLAEGLVVDHQNMEEQKCHLNYELNSSGKYFAFKEQLKHAVVKIVREKYLKTTAFENLDQLQAFLSELYVYLVDQMHVALNQVLTQQTPSPPPPTSTTSEHLRLFAREAQTNGDYVLASTYYQERLARDRQDIQSWIDYGAFCLLTEENLKAQECFREAVALNHNHVTSLLLCGIMAVVMENYEEAEVFFEDATCLEPNSVLAWTILGLFYDIQENGIRVEMAFRKATKLLKARQAKEKSLLEGVEAGGHKVVSASTIPQIQSTAFSKEELVFEDTADIPFRLRSESTEPTHRAEEEGAVAKVSTRPSVAPSKLRMPTPKGLKGRAGALLGGRVPAIPFVHKALAHELVSPLGGPSCEYYLVLGQTYLLKKDYDNAMACLEQAVQIDYLNPDVWAQKGHCCYLTENFSEAKDCYERTISFVSDASDMHSVYLKLGSIYLERKEHDKAKNIFLLASMKCPSCLTWMGVGKACYRLKEMVEAEDALSEANALNNNNAEVWAYLALVCMAGGRQLEAEQSYKYAVKLGLDNEDLLRELKEVQLEVGFGDPSF, encoded by the exons ATGGCGGCTTCTCCCTCCTCCATCCACGTGGAGACCACGCAGAATCTTTCCAAGCCAGTAAACATCACCGTGTTGGAAGGACATGATCTG AAAGGCCTCAAAGTAGACACCCCGTTGACCTTTGTGCGCGTCGAGTTCAATTCTGTCACCCTCGGCGACACTCCAAAAGTGGACGTCTCCTCAGATGGGAGCGTGAAGTAcaatttctccctctccttcgATGTCCAGCCAGAAGGGCCGCATTGCCTGGATGATCTTGCGCATAAGCCCTTGTTAT TCACTGTGATTGAAGTCTtgccaaaagagaaaaaacagaaggaagaaaagacagTGACCCTCGGCCAAGCGGTACTGGACCTGCTTCCTTTACTGCAAG GATCACGTGACTTTAAAACAACGCTTCCGCTCTACCCTATTCCTGGCTCTCCCCTGGAGTCCCTCCGACCAGATGCCAAG TGTAGCCTCAACGTCATCGTCACTGTTCAGGACAGCCTGCTTTCTCTGTACCAGCTGACAGAAGGCAACCTGCTTCGGGTCACGGTAGAAGGTGCTTACGCGGTCCCGGAGGCATTTGTTCCCACCGGACCCCTGCAGAACTACATGGTCGGCTTCCTAGTGCCAGCTGTGGGCGAG AAAGAATGCCCCTTTGTCCTCAAGAATGGGACCCTGAAGATCGGCGGTGAACGAGAGCTGGTGCCCCGGCCCAAGAAATGGCCGGTCAGCAACATCTTGGCTCCAGGGGCCCAAAACATTTCAGATTCCTTTGTTGCCGGCGGCGATTTCGAGGAGGAAGATGGAGAGCTGACTGGGCCAGAG gatagAGAGATCAGGATTCTGGGAGAAACTTTCAAGAAAAGGATCATGTGGGACTTGGAGAGGCGCTGTTATCTAGATCCCGGAGCTGTGAACTG GAGAGTTCCACCTCTTGGAGGCACATCACTGGCCGAGCTCAACCTCCCGATTCCAAAGCGTCTTTCTGTCCTTTTGCACCTCAGCTTCCGGAAACGGATTGCGGATTGCCGGTACTGGCCCGTGGAGATTGCCAGAATGCCGTCGGTCACGTCCACCAAAGGAAAAGCCGGCAAAGCGGATAAG GGAGGCAGCGGCAGCgctggtggaggagaggaagaatCTCTTTCTTTCCACGGCGTCACTTATGTCAACATGGTGCCACTGCTGTACCCTGGAGTGAAAAGAATACGGGGCGCATTCCGGGTTGTGCCCTACTATGAAAGTGATGTTTTTGAAAGG ACCAGGTGCACGGCCAGCCTTTTCCGCGACGGCCACCACTTGGCAGCCAACCGGTTTGGAGCAGTGGGACTGCCTGCCAAAAGCCTGCCGAGGAATATGAAGGAAGAGAAGCCGGCGCGGGAAAACACTGTCAGAAAG TTGTCGATGACCGTGAGACTGCAAGGGTCAGAGACCGCAGTGGAAGCGGCTGCGTCGATGTGTCAGAACGTGGAAGGCCAG CATTACGCGGATGCTGGGACCTTTTTGGTGCTGGAATTTGCACTGGACAGAGCCTTGGTGCCCAAGCGTTTGCAAGAGGAACTCACCATCCG CGTGCAAGAGATGATCCCTCCGCACCCTCAGCTGCCTCGAAAGACCACAGGAGCGCAGAAG gcagtggAAGATTACCACTCCCAGGTTATCAGCATTGCTGAGACCATCCTAGAAGAGTACCACGAGCTGTTTGGGAGACAGCTGGCCGAAGGCTTGGTGGTCGACCACCAAAACATGGAGGAACAAAAATGCCATCTCAACTATGAGCTCAACAGCTCGgggaaatattttgcttttaaagaGCAACTCAAg CATGCGGTGGTAAAGATAGTGAGAGAGAAATACTTGAAGACGACAGCCTTCGAGAACCTGGACCAGCTGCAGGCTTTCCTCAGTGAGCTGTACGTGTACCTCGTGGATCAGATGCACGTGGCCTTGAATCAG GTGCTGACCCAACAAACCCCCAGCCCGCCTCcacccacctccaccacctccgaGCACCTCCGGCTGTTCGCTCGCGAAGCCCAGACCAACGGGGACTACGTCTTGGCCTCGACTTACTACCAGGAG AGACTGGCCCGTGACCGGCAGGATATCCAGAGCTGGATTGACTACGGAGCTTTCTGCCTGCTGACCGAGGAGAATCTCAAAGCCCAGGAGTGCTTCCGGGAGGCCGTGGCCCTGAACCACAACCACGTGACCAG CCTGCTGTTGTGCGGTATCATGGCAGTGGTGATGGAAAATTATGAAGAGGCAGAAGTCTTCTTTGAGGATGCCACCTGCTTGGAGCCCAACAGTGTCCTGGCTTGGACGATATTAG GCCTGTTCTATGATATCCAGGAGAACGGCATCCGAGTGGAGATGGCGTTCCGGAAAGCAACCAAGCTCCTGAAGGCTCGGCAGGCCAAGGAGAAATCGTTGTTGGAGGGCGTGGAAGCCGGAGGGCACAAAGTGGTGTCTGCCTCCACTATCCCACAAATACAGTCTACCGCCTTTTCCAAGGAAGAGCTGG TTTTTGAAGACACGGCAGACATCCCCTTCAGACTGCGCTCGGAGTCCACAGAGCCGACCCACCGGGCTGAAGAGGAGGGGGCCGTGGCCAAAGTCTCCACCAGGCCTTCTGTCGCTCCCAGCAAACTCCGGATGCCTACTCCGAAAGGTTTGAAAGGGAGAGCGGGAGCTTTGCTGGGCGGGAGAGTTCCTGCCATCCCC TTTGTTCACAAGGCATTGGCACACGAACTGGTCAGCCCGCTAGGCGGTCCCAGCTGCGAGTATTACCTGGTGCTGGGTCAGACCTACCTGCTCAAGAAGGATTACGACAACGCCATGGCATGCCTCGAACAGGCGGTCCAGATTGATTACTTG AATCCGGATGTCTGGGCCCAGAAGGGGCATTGCTGCTACCTGACCGAGAACTTCAGCGAAGCAAAAGACTGCTACGAACGGACCATCAGTTTCGTCAGCGACGCTTCCGACATGCATTCTGTGTACCTGAAGTTGGGATCCATCTACCTGGAAAGAAAGGAG CATGACAAGGCGAAGAATATCTTCCTGCTGGCGAGCATGAAGTGTCCCTCCTGCCTCACCTGGATGGGAGTCGGTAAAGCCTGCTACAGG CTCAAGGAGATGGTGGAGGCCGAAGACGCCCTCTCCGAGGCCAACGCCTTGAACAACAACAACGCCGAAGTGTGGGCCTACCTGGCTCTAGTTTGCATGGCG GGCGGAAGGCAGCTGGAGGCAGAACAGTCCTACAAGTACGCTGTCAAG TTGGGTCTGGACAACGAGGATCTTCTCCGGGAACTCAAAGAGGTCCAGTTGGAAGTGGGCTTCGGCGATCCATCCTTCTGA
- the CFAP70 gene encoding cilia- and flagella-associated protein 70 isoform X1: MAASPSSIHVETTQNLSKPVNITVLEGHDLKGLKVDTPLTFVRVEFNSVTLGDTPKVDVSSDGSVKYNFSLSFDVQPEGPHCLDDLAHKPLLFTVIEVLPKEKKQKEEKTVTLGQAVLDLLPLLQGSRDFKTTLPLYPIPGSPLESLRPDAKCSLNVIVTVQDSLLSLYQLTEGNLLRVTVEGAYAVPEAFVPTGPLQNYMVGFLVPAVGEKECPFVLKNGTLKIGGERELVPRPKKWPVSNILAPGAQNISDSFVAGGDFEEEDGELTGPEDREIRILGETFKKRIMWDLERRCYLDPGAVNWRVPPLGGTSLAELNLPIPKRLSVLLHLSFRKRIADCRYWPVEIARMPSVTSTKGKAGKADKGGSGSAGGGEEESLSFHGVTYVNMVPLLYPGVKRIRGAFRVVPYYESDVFERTRCTASLFRDGHHLAANRFGAVGLPAKSLPRNMKEEKPARENTVRKLSMTVRLQGSETAVEAAASMCQNVEGQHYADAGTFLVLEFALDRALVPKRLQEELTIRVQEMIPPHPQLPRKTTGAQKAVEDYHSQVISIAETILEEYHELFGRQLAEGLVVDHQNMEEQKCHLNYELNSSGKYFAFKEQLKHAVVKIVREKYLKTTAFENLDQLQAFLSELYVYLVDQMHVALNQVLTQQTPSPPPPTSTTSEHLRLFAREAQTNGDYVLASTYYQERLARDRQDIQSWIDYGAFCLLTEENLKAQECFREAVALNHNHVTSLLLCGIMAVVMENYEEAEVFFEDATCLEPNSVLAWTILGLFYDIQENGIRVEMAFRKATKLLKARQAKEKSLLEGVEAGGHKVVSASTIPQIQSTAFSKEELVFEDTADIPFRLRSESTEPTHRAEEEGAVAKVSTRPSVAPSKLRMPTPKEPAKGHVVLFDADGYPLPSAPPPVSIFRETIRFLMEVNALQFVHKALAHELVSPLGGPSCEYYLVLGQTYLLKKDYDNAMACLEQAVQIDYLNPDVWAQKGHCCYLTENFSEAKDCYERTISFVSDASDMHSVYLKLGSIYLERKEHDKAKNIFLLASMKCPSCLTWMGVGKACYRLKEMVEAEDALSEANALNNNNAEVWAYLALVCMAGGRQLEAEQSYKYAVKLGLDNEDLLRELKEVQLEVGFGDPSF, translated from the exons ATGGCGGCTTCTCCCTCCTCCATCCACGTGGAGACCACGCAGAATCTTTCCAAGCCAGTAAACATCACCGTGTTGGAAGGACATGATCTG AAAGGCCTCAAAGTAGACACCCCGTTGACCTTTGTGCGCGTCGAGTTCAATTCTGTCACCCTCGGCGACACTCCAAAAGTGGACGTCTCCTCAGATGGGAGCGTGAAGTAcaatttctccctctccttcgATGTCCAGCCAGAAGGGCCGCATTGCCTGGATGATCTTGCGCATAAGCCCTTGTTAT TCACTGTGATTGAAGTCTtgccaaaagagaaaaaacagaaggaagaaaagacagTGACCCTCGGCCAAGCGGTACTGGACCTGCTTCCTTTACTGCAAG GATCACGTGACTTTAAAACAACGCTTCCGCTCTACCCTATTCCTGGCTCTCCCCTGGAGTCCCTCCGACCAGATGCCAAG TGTAGCCTCAACGTCATCGTCACTGTTCAGGACAGCCTGCTTTCTCTGTACCAGCTGACAGAAGGCAACCTGCTTCGGGTCACGGTAGAAGGTGCTTACGCGGTCCCGGAGGCATTTGTTCCCACCGGACCCCTGCAGAACTACATGGTCGGCTTCCTAGTGCCAGCTGTGGGCGAG AAAGAATGCCCCTTTGTCCTCAAGAATGGGACCCTGAAGATCGGCGGTGAACGAGAGCTGGTGCCCCGGCCCAAGAAATGGCCGGTCAGCAACATCTTGGCTCCAGGGGCCCAAAACATTTCAGATTCCTTTGTTGCCGGCGGCGATTTCGAGGAGGAAGATGGAGAGCTGACTGGGCCAGAG gatagAGAGATCAGGATTCTGGGAGAAACTTTCAAGAAAAGGATCATGTGGGACTTGGAGAGGCGCTGTTATCTAGATCCCGGAGCTGTGAACTG GAGAGTTCCACCTCTTGGAGGCACATCACTGGCCGAGCTCAACCTCCCGATTCCAAAGCGTCTTTCTGTCCTTTTGCACCTCAGCTTCCGGAAACGGATTGCGGATTGCCGGTACTGGCCCGTGGAGATTGCCAGAATGCCGTCGGTCACGTCCACCAAAGGAAAAGCCGGCAAAGCGGATAAG GGAGGCAGCGGCAGCgctggtggaggagaggaagaatCTCTTTCTTTCCACGGCGTCACTTATGTCAACATGGTGCCACTGCTGTACCCTGGAGTGAAAAGAATACGGGGCGCATTCCGGGTTGTGCCCTACTATGAAAGTGATGTTTTTGAAAGG ACCAGGTGCACGGCCAGCCTTTTCCGCGACGGCCACCACTTGGCAGCCAACCGGTTTGGAGCAGTGGGACTGCCTGCCAAAAGCCTGCCGAGGAATATGAAGGAAGAGAAGCCGGCGCGGGAAAACACTGTCAGAAAG TTGTCGATGACCGTGAGACTGCAAGGGTCAGAGACCGCAGTGGAAGCGGCTGCGTCGATGTGTCAGAACGTGGAAGGCCAG CATTACGCGGATGCTGGGACCTTTTTGGTGCTGGAATTTGCACTGGACAGAGCCTTGGTGCCCAAGCGTTTGCAAGAGGAACTCACCATCCG CGTGCAAGAGATGATCCCTCCGCACCCTCAGCTGCCTCGAAAGACCACAGGAGCGCAGAAG gcagtggAAGATTACCACTCCCAGGTTATCAGCATTGCTGAGACCATCCTAGAAGAGTACCACGAGCTGTTTGGGAGACAGCTGGCCGAAGGCTTGGTGGTCGACCACCAAAACATGGAGGAACAAAAATGCCATCTCAACTATGAGCTCAACAGCTCGgggaaatattttgcttttaaagaGCAACTCAAg CATGCGGTGGTAAAGATAGTGAGAGAGAAATACTTGAAGACGACAGCCTTCGAGAACCTGGACCAGCTGCAGGCTTTCCTCAGTGAGCTGTACGTGTACCTCGTGGATCAGATGCACGTGGCCTTGAATCAG GTGCTGACCCAACAAACCCCCAGCCCGCCTCcacccacctccaccacctccgaGCACCTCCGGCTGTTCGCTCGCGAAGCCCAGACCAACGGGGACTACGTCTTGGCCTCGACTTACTACCAGGAG AGACTGGCCCGTGACCGGCAGGATATCCAGAGCTGGATTGACTACGGAGCTTTCTGCCTGCTGACCGAGGAGAATCTCAAAGCCCAGGAGTGCTTCCGGGAGGCCGTGGCCCTGAACCACAACCACGTGACCAG CCTGCTGTTGTGCGGTATCATGGCAGTGGTGATGGAAAATTATGAAGAGGCAGAAGTCTTCTTTGAGGATGCCACCTGCTTGGAGCCCAACAGTGTCCTGGCTTGGACGATATTAG GCCTGTTCTATGATATCCAGGAGAACGGCATCCGAGTGGAGATGGCGTTCCGGAAAGCAACCAAGCTCCTGAAGGCTCGGCAGGCCAAGGAGAAATCGTTGTTGGAGGGCGTGGAAGCCGGAGGGCACAAAGTGGTGTCTGCCTCCACTATCCCACAAATACAGTCTACCGCCTTTTCCAAGGAAGAGCTGG TTTTTGAAGACACGGCAGACATCCCCTTCAGACTGCGCTCGGAGTCCACAGAGCCGACCCACCGGGCTGAAGAGGAGGGGGCCGTGGCCAAAGTCTCCACCAGGCCTTCTGTCGCTCCCAGCAAACTCCGGATGCCTACTCCGAAAG AACCTGCCAAGGGTCATGTGGTTCTCTTTGATGCGGACGGTTACCCGCTGCcttccgccccgccccccgtcTCCATCTTCAGGGAGACGATCCGCTTCTTGATGGAGGTCAACGCCCTCCAG TTTGTTCACAAGGCATTGGCACACGAACTGGTCAGCCCGCTAGGCGGTCCCAGCTGCGAGTATTACCTGGTGCTGGGTCAGACCTACCTGCTCAAGAAGGATTACGACAACGCCATGGCATGCCTCGAACAGGCGGTCCAGATTGATTACTTG AATCCGGATGTCTGGGCCCAGAAGGGGCATTGCTGCTACCTGACCGAGAACTTCAGCGAAGCAAAAGACTGCTACGAACGGACCATCAGTTTCGTCAGCGACGCTTCCGACATGCATTCTGTGTACCTGAAGTTGGGATCCATCTACCTGGAAAGAAAGGAG CATGACAAGGCGAAGAATATCTTCCTGCTGGCGAGCATGAAGTGTCCCTCCTGCCTCACCTGGATGGGAGTCGGTAAAGCCTGCTACAGG CTCAAGGAGATGGTGGAGGCCGAAGACGCCCTCTCCGAGGCCAACGCCTTGAACAACAACAACGCCGAAGTGTGGGCCTACCTGGCTCTAGTTTGCATGGCG GGCGGAAGGCAGCTGGAGGCAGAACAGTCCTACAAGTACGCTGTCAAG TTGGGTCTGGACAACGAGGATCTTCTCCGGGAACTCAAAGAGGTCCAGTTGGAAGTGGGCTTCGGCGATCCATCCTTCTGA
- the CFAP70 gene encoding cilia- and flagella-associated protein 70 isoform X3 yields the protein MAASPSSIHVETTQNLSKPVNITVLEGHDLKGLKVDTPLTFVRVEFNSVTLGDTPKVDVSSDGSVKYNFSLSFDVQPEGPHCLDDLAHKPLLFTVIEVLPKEKKQKEEKTVTLGQAVLDLLPLLQGSRDFKTTLPLYPIPGSPLESLRPDAKCSLNVIVTVQDSLLSLYQLTEGNLLRVTVEGAYAVPEAFVPTGPLQNYMVGFLVPAVGEKECPFVLKNGTLKIGGERELVPRPKKWPVSNILAPGAQNISDSFVAGGDFEEEDGELTGPEDREIRILGETFKKRIMWDLERRCYLDPGAVNCFRKRIADCRYWPVEIARMPSVTSTKGKAGKADKGGSGSAGGGEEESLSFHGVTYVNMVPLLYPGVKRIRGAFRVVPYYESDVFERTRCTASLFRDGHHLAANRFGAVGLPAKSLPRNMKEEKPARENTVRKLSMTVRLQGSETAVEAAASMCQNVEGQHYADAGTFLVLEFALDRALVPKRLQEELTIRVQEMIPPHPQLPRKTTGAQKAVEDYHSQVISIAETILEEYHELFGRQLAEGLVVDHQNMEEQKCHLNYELNSSGKYFAFKEQLKHAVVKIVREKYLKTTAFENLDQLQAFLSELYVYLVDQMHVALNQVLTQQTPSPPPPTSTTSEHLRLFAREAQTNGDYVLASTYYQERLARDRQDIQSWIDYGAFCLLTEENLKAQECFREAVALNHNHVTSLLLCGIMAVVMENYEEAEVFFEDATCLEPNSVLAWTILGLFYDIQENGIRVEMAFRKATKLLKARQAKEKSLLEGVEAGGHKVVSASTIPQIQSTAFSKEELVFEDTADIPFRLRSESTEPTHRAEEEGAVAKVSTRPSVAPSKLRMPTPKEPAKGHVVLFDADGYPLPSAPPPVSIFRETIRFLMEVNALQFVHKALAHELVSPLGGPSCEYYLVLGQTYLLKKDYDNAMACLEQAVQIDYLNPDVWAQKGHCCYLTENFSEAKDCYERTISFVSDASDMHSVYLKLGSIYLERKEHDKAKNIFLLASMKCPSCLTWMGVGKACYRLKEMVEAEDALSEANALNNNNAEVWAYLALVCMAGGRQLEAEQSYKYAVKLGLDNEDLLRELKEVQLEVGFGDPSF from the exons ATGGCGGCTTCTCCCTCCTCCATCCACGTGGAGACCACGCAGAATCTTTCCAAGCCAGTAAACATCACCGTGTTGGAAGGACATGATCTG AAAGGCCTCAAAGTAGACACCCCGTTGACCTTTGTGCGCGTCGAGTTCAATTCTGTCACCCTCGGCGACACTCCAAAAGTGGACGTCTCCTCAGATGGGAGCGTGAAGTAcaatttctccctctccttcgATGTCCAGCCAGAAGGGCCGCATTGCCTGGATGATCTTGCGCATAAGCCCTTGTTAT TCACTGTGATTGAAGTCTtgccaaaagagaaaaaacagaaggaagaaaagacagTGACCCTCGGCCAAGCGGTACTGGACCTGCTTCCTTTACTGCAAG GATCACGTGACTTTAAAACAACGCTTCCGCTCTACCCTATTCCTGGCTCTCCCCTGGAGTCCCTCCGACCAGATGCCAAG TGTAGCCTCAACGTCATCGTCACTGTTCAGGACAGCCTGCTTTCTCTGTACCAGCTGACAGAAGGCAACCTGCTTCGGGTCACGGTAGAAGGTGCTTACGCGGTCCCGGAGGCATTTGTTCCCACCGGACCCCTGCAGAACTACATGGTCGGCTTCCTAGTGCCAGCTGTGGGCGAG AAAGAATGCCCCTTTGTCCTCAAGAATGGGACCCTGAAGATCGGCGGTGAACGAGAGCTGGTGCCCCGGCCCAAGAAATGGCCGGTCAGCAACATCTTGGCTCCAGGGGCCCAAAACATTTCAGATTCCTTTGTTGCCGGCGGCGATTTCGAGGAGGAAGATGGAGAGCTGACTGGGCCAGAG gatagAGAGATCAGGATTCTGGGAGAAACTTTCAAGAAAAGGATCATGTGGGACTTGGAGAGGCGCTGTTATCTAGATCCCGGAGCTGTGAACTG CTTCCGGAAACGGATTGCGGATTGCCGGTACTGGCCCGTGGAGATTGCCAGAATGCCGTCGGTCACGTCCACCAAAGGAAAAGCCGGCAAAGCGGATAAG GGAGGCAGCGGCAGCgctggtggaggagaggaagaatCTCTTTCTTTCCACGGCGTCACTTATGTCAACATGGTGCCACTGCTGTACCCTGGAGTGAAAAGAATACGGGGCGCATTCCGGGTTGTGCCCTACTATGAAAGTGATGTTTTTGAAAGG ACCAGGTGCACGGCCAGCCTTTTCCGCGACGGCCACCACTTGGCAGCCAACCGGTTTGGAGCAGTGGGACTGCCTGCCAAAAGCCTGCCGAGGAATATGAAGGAAGAGAAGCCGGCGCGGGAAAACACTGTCAGAAAG TTGTCGATGACCGTGAGACTGCAAGGGTCAGAGACCGCAGTGGAAGCGGCTGCGTCGATGTGTCAGAACGTGGAAGGCCAG CATTACGCGGATGCTGGGACCTTTTTGGTGCTGGAATTTGCACTGGACAGAGCCTTGGTGCCCAAGCGTTTGCAAGAGGAACTCACCATCCG CGTGCAAGAGATGATCCCTCCGCACCCTCAGCTGCCTCGAAAGACCACAGGAGCGCAGAAG gcagtggAAGATTACCACTCCCAGGTTATCAGCATTGCTGAGACCATCCTAGAAGAGTACCACGAGCTGTTTGGGAGACAGCTGGCCGAAGGCTTGGTGGTCGACCACCAAAACATGGAGGAACAAAAATGCCATCTCAACTATGAGCTCAACAGCTCGgggaaatattttgcttttaaagaGCAACTCAAg CATGCGGTGGTAAAGATAGTGAGAGAGAAATACTTGAAGACGACAGCCTTCGAGAACCTGGACCAGCTGCAGGCTTTCCTCAGTGAGCTGTACGTGTACCTCGTGGATCAGATGCACGTGGCCTTGAATCAG GTGCTGACCCAACAAACCCCCAGCCCGCCTCcacccacctccaccacctccgaGCACCTCCGGCTGTTCGCTCGCGAAGCCCAGACCAACGGGGACTACGTCTTGGCCTCGACTTACTACCAGGAG AGACTGGCCCGTGACCGGCAGGATATCCAGAGCTGGATTGACTACGGAGCTTTCTGCCTGCTGACCGAGGAGAATCTCAAAGCCCAGGAGTGCTTCCGGGAGGCCGTGGCCCTGAACCACAACCACGTGACCAG CCTGCTGTTGTGCGGTATCATGGCAGTGGTGATGGAAAATTATGAAGAGGCAGAAGTCTTCTTTGAGGATGCCACCTGCTTGGAGCCCAACAGTGTCCTGGCTTGGACGATATTAG GCCTGTTCTATGATATCCAGGAGAACGGCATCCGAGTGGAGATGGCGTTCCGGAAAGCAACCAAGCTCCTGAAGGCTCGGCAGGCCAAGGAGAAATCGTTGTTGGAGGGCGTGGAAGCCGGAGGGCACAAAGTGGTGTCTGCCTCCACTATCCCACAAATACAGTCTACCGCCTTTTCCAAGGAAGAGCTGG TTTTTGAAGACACGGCAGACATCCCCTTCAGACTGCGCTCGGAGTCCACAGAGCCGACCCACCGGGCTGAAGAGGAGGGGGCCGTGGCCAAAGTCTCCACCAGGCCTTCTGTCGCTCCCAGCAAACTCCGGATGCCTACTCCGAAAG AACCTGCCAAGGGTCATGTGGTTCTCTTTGATGCGGACGGTTACCCGCTGCcttccgccccgccccccgtcTCCATCTTCAGGGAGACGATCCGCTTCTTGATGGAGGTCAACGCCCTCCAG TTTGTTCACAAGGCATTGGCACACGAACTGGTCAGCCCGCTAGGCGGTCCCAGCTGCGAGTATTACCTGGTGCTGGGTCAGACCTACCTGCTCAAGAAGGATTACGACAACGCCATGGCATGCCTCGAACAGGCGGTCCAGATTGATTACTTG AATCCGGATGTCTGGGCCCAGAAGGGGCATTGCTGCTACCTGACCGAGAACTTCAGCGAAGCAAAAGACTGCTACGAACGGACCATCAGTTTCGTCAGCGACGCTTCCGACATGCATTCTGTGTACCTGAAGTTGGGATCCATCTACCTGGAAAGAAAGGAG CATGACAAGGCGAAGAATATCTTCCTGCTGGCGAGCATGAAGTGTCCCTCCTGCCTCACCTGGATGGGAGTCGGTAAAGCCTGCTACAGG CTCAAGGAGATGGTGGAGGCCGAAGACGCCCTCTCCGAGGCCAACGCCTTGAACAACAACAACGCCGAAGTGTGGGCCTACCTGGCTCTAGTTTGCATGGCG GGCGGAAGGCAGCTGGAGGCAGAACAGTCCTACAAGTACGCTGTCAAG TTGGGTCTGGACAACGAGGATCTTCTCCGGGAACTCAAAGAGGTCCAGTTGGAAGTGGGCTTCGGCGATCCATCCTTCTGA